A genomic region of Miscanthus floridulus cultivar M001 chromosome 3, ASM1932011v1, whole genome shotgun sequence contains the following coding sequences:
- the LOC136545220 gene encoding uncharacterized protein produces MASPEPAAQPSLAQESPTPTPAAAPSAAPAAEQEGPPQPQEPVPDAEAENAEGEEAEEEEEGECGFCLFMKAGGCRDTFVAWEECVEAAQKDGDDMVERCHEATANLKKCMDAHADYYAPVLRAEEAVNERAEAEAAAAAAAAADDTAKGKGGEPAIDSENKEEAVPQPAASSLPAAGEAKKEAAVAEKI; encoded by the coding sequence ATGGCGTCCCCCGAGCCCGCCGCGCAGCCGAGCCTCGCGCAAGAGAGCCCCACTCCCACACCCGCCGCGGCGCCCTCGGCCGCGCCCGCGGCTGAGCAAGAAGGGCCGCCGCAACCGCAAGAACCTGTCCCCGATGCGGAGGCGGAGAACGCGGAGGGGGAGgaagccgaggaggaggaggaaggtgaGTGCGGGTTCTGCCTCTTCATGAAGGCCGGCGGCTGCAGGGACACCTTCGTGGCGTGGGAGGAGTGCGTGGAGGCGGCGCAGAAGGACGGCGACGACATGGTCGAGCGCTGCCACGAGGCCACCGCCAACCTCAAGAAGTGCATGGACGCGCACGCCGACTACTACGCGCCCGTGCTCAGGGCCGAGGAGGCCGTCAACGAGcgcgccgaggccgaggccgccgccgccgccgctgcggcgGCCGACGACACCGCGAAGGGCAAGGGAGGGGAGCCAGCGATTGATTCGGAGAACAAGGAAGAAGCCGTGCCCCAGCCGGCTGCTTCCTCGCTGCCGGCGGCCGGCGAGGCGAAGAAAGAAGCAGCAGTTGCTGAGAAGATTTGA